In one window of Arthrobacter pascens DNA:
- a CDS encoding GGDEF domain-containing protein: MALDTATLRASFGLMAFVLGLLFYFSAYRTTRSPYSGWWCIALLFFLFGSAAFLLNGTGHQWWANPLGNVLLVHGGVAVWAGARSLRTKMLKRWAFTVFPLVTLLASVVDNPGTNTWAGGPVFLAAMSMTIGLASRELWRLEPGYSRVRIPMAAAAGGVSVFYFGRLVGFLLDGPDGPVFDTFFGSAVTTLVTMVMLVVVSFSMAALSTEQQTRALKMVATRDDLTGLLNRKAFLDLAAEQLADPAAARASGALIMADLDHFKTVNDTYGHAAGDRALQAFAVACTDTVRSTDLAGRYGGEEFVLLLPGASADRAEHIADEVSRRLARASMADGVQMPTVSYGVATYDAGTAGMDALIASADAALYTAKSLGRNRTARSDRIG; encoded by the coding sequence ATGGCTCTTGACACAGCAACCCTCAGGGCTTCCTTCGGCCTGATGGCTTTTGTGCTGGGGCTGCTTTTCTACTTTTCGGCGTACCGCACAACGCGGTCCCCGTACAGCGGCTGGTGGTGCATCGCACTGCTTTTCTTCCTGTTCGGGTCAGCGGCCTTTCTCCTCAACGGCACCGGCCATCAATGGTGGGCGAACCCGCTGGGAAACGTCCTGCTGGTCCACGGGGGAGTTGCTGTCTGGGCGGGCGCCCGTTCCCTGCGGACAAAGATGCTGAAGCGGTGGGCTTTTACTGTTTTTCCGCTGGTCACGCTGCTCGCGTCGGTCGTAGACAATCCGGGCACCAATACCTGGGCGGGCGGACCGGTTTTCCTCGCAGCGATGAGCATGACGATAGGCCTGGCGTCGCGCGAGCTCTGGCGGCTGGAACCCGGCTATTCGCGGGTCAGGATTCCGATGGCCGCCGCGGCAGGGGGCGTGTCTGTCTTCTACTTCGGCCGCCTGGTGGGCTTCCTCCTGGACGGTCCTGATGGCCCCGTCTTTGACACTTTCTTTGGCTCAGCAGTAACCACACTGGTCACCATGGTGATGCTGGTGGTGGTGTCCTTCAGCATGGCCGCGCTCAGCACCGAACAGCAGACCCGCGCCCTGAAGATGGTGGCAACCCGCGACGACCTTACCGGGCTGCTCAACCGCAAGGCGTTCCTGGATCTCGCGGCGGAGCAGCTCGCTGATCCTGCCGCGGCCCGGGCCTCGGGAGCACTCATCATGGCGGACCTGGACCACTTCAAGACCGTCAACGATACGTACGGGCATGCGGCCGGAGACAGGGCATTGCAGGCTTTCGCCGTTGCCTGCACGGACACCGTCCGTTCAACAGACCTTGCAGGGAGGTACGGCGGCGAAGAGTTTGTCCTCCTCCTCCCCGGCGCCTCCGCGGACAGGGCAGAGCACATCGCCGATGAGGTCAGCCGCCGGCTGGCCAGGGCCTCCATGGCGGATGGAGTGCAGATGCCCACGGTCAGTTACGGCGTTGCCACCTACGACGCCGGCACTGCAGGGATGGACGCGCTCATCGCCTCCGCCGATGCAGCCCTGTATACGGCAAAGTCACTGGGTCGGAACCGCACCGCCCGCAGCGACAGGATCGGCTAG
- a CDS encoding Gfo/Idh/MocA family protein, with product MTTPQPLRIGMIGYAFMGAAHSHAWRTAPRFFDLPLEPQLIAVAGRNASGVQAAASKLGWSSTETDWRRLIERDDIDLIDICTPGDTHAEIAIAALEAGKHVLCEKPLANSVAEAERMTEAAGEAAKKGVFAMCGFTYRRTPALALAKRMVEQGRLGNIRHVRAQYLQDWLSDENAPMTWRLDKSKSGSGSLGDIGAHSIDAAQWVTGQKITGVSALLQTFVPERPLAGDLVGLGGHGDVAGDAPRGAVTVDDAAIFSARFDGGASAGAASAGAIGVFEATRYALGRKNAMRLEVNGTRGSLAFDFEDMNVLSVYDAAESPDAGFRRIMVTEPEHPYVGNWWPTGHGLGYEHGFTHQVVDLVNAIAEQRQPEPSFADALQVQRVLGAVEASAAAASRWHDV from the coding sequence TTGACCACCCCACAGCCTCTGCGCATCGGCATGATCGGCTACGCCTTCATGGGCGCGGCTCACTCCCACGCATGGCGCACGGCGCCGCGGTTCTTTGACCTTCCCCTGGAACCGCAGCTGATAGCAGTGGCCGGCCGCAACGCCAGCGGTGTCCAGGCTGCGGCCTCCAAACTGGGCTGGTCATCCACTGAAACGGACTGGCGGCGGCTGATTGAACGGGACGACATTGACCTGATCGACATCTGTACCCCCGGCGACACCCACGCGGAAATTGCCATCGCGGCCCTCGAGGCCGGCAAGCACGTGCTCTGCGAGAAGCCCCTGGCCAATTCCGTGGCAGAGGCGGAGCGTATGACGGAGGCTGCCGGAGAGGCAGCGAAGAAGGGTGTATTCGCCATGTGCGGCTTCACTTACCGCCGCACACCCGCCTTGGCCCTGGCCAAACGGATGGTGGAGCAGGGCCGCCTGGGTAACATCCGGCACGTCCGCGCCCAGTACCTGCAGGACTGGCTCAGCGACGAAAACGCCCCCATGACCTGGCGGCTGGACAAGTCAAAGTCCGGATCCGGTTCCCTCGGTGACATCGGGGCGCACAGCATCGACGCCGCCCAATGGGTCACCGGCCAGAAAATCACAGGCGTCTCCGCACTCCTTCAGACCTTCGTCCCTGAGCGGCCCCTTGCCGGCGACCTCGTCGGCCTGGGGGGCCACGGGGACGTCGCCGGCGACGCCCCGCGCGGTGCCGTCACCGTGGATGACGCTGCAATCTTCAGTGCCAGGTTCGACGGCGGCGCTTCCGCCGGTGCTGCATCTGCCGGTGCCATCGGCGTATTCGAAGCCACCCGCTACGCGCTGGGCCGCAAGAACGCCATGCGGCTGGAGGTGAATGGCACCCGGGGCTCGCTGGCCTTCGACTTCGAAGACATGAACGTGCTCTCCGTCTATGACGCCGCCGAGAGTCCGGACGCGGGCTTCCGGCGGATCATGGTCACCGAACCTGAGCACCCCTACGTGGGCAACTGGTGGCCAACCGGCCACGGCCTCGGCTACGAACACGGCTTCACCCACCAGGTGGTGGACCTGGTGAACGCCATCGCGGAACAGCGCCAGCCCGAGCCGTCCTTCGCCGATGCCCTGCAGGTCCAGCGCGTGCTCGGGGCCGTCGAGGCGAGCGCCGCAGCTGCCAGCCGCTGGCACGACGTCTGA
- a CDS encoding DUF6176 family protein, which translates to MECIVWSAPILPGKLDAWRVFAESAKGEDYDRSRKRMGVVREVVSLMQTPQGDFACIFQEAKDIAKAYQVVAQSDDPYDIWFRDQIMEFHGLTPEMLQGPPPAVVAVDYHNDEGSTVA; encoded by the coding sequence ATGGAGTGCATCGTTTGGTCCGCCCCGATTCTCCCCGGCAAGCTGGACGCTTGGAGGGTATTCGCCGAGAGTGCCAAAGGGGAGGACTACGACCGCTCCCGAAAGCGCATGGGAGTGGTTCGGGAAGTTGTATCACTGATGCAAACCCCGCAAGGGGACTTCGCCTGCATCTTTCAAGAGGCCAAGGATATAGCCAAGGCATACCAGGTTGTCGCGCAGTCAGATGATCCCTACGACATTTGGTTCCGGGACCAAATCATGGAGTTCCATGGACTGACACCGGAGATGCTGCAGGGACCCCCGCCTGCAGTCGTCGCCGTCGATTACCACAACGACGAAGGGTCGACGGTCGCATAA
- a CDS encoding Gfo/Idh/MocA family protein, giving the protein MGKPLNIGIVGCGAIIAQYLASFRTLKTVQLVAVADLDPLRAQAVADQYDGVRAVTVEELLAADDVDLVLNLTIPAAHADVALKAIASGKSVYGEKPLAATSAEARTVLEAAQAAGVVVGCAPDTVLGTGVQTARKAIDDGLIGTPVAATATMVTPGHELWHPNPDFYYQPGGGPLLDMGPYYVSALVTLLGPVVSVTGAASHTRTRRTIGSGPRAGEVIPVNVDTHVSGILVHAGGAISTLVMSFDAVRTKSPNIEIHGESGSLVVPDPNLFDGDVEFFGLGAGKWETLPVSAGYVEAGRGFGIADLAATPAGAEPRAGGKLAFHVLDVMESILESARTGSGVAIGSTAPRPELVPLTVLADPVAAGGAVPTQ; this is encoded by the coding sequence GTGGGCAAGCCGCTGAACATAGGGATAGTAGGCTGCGGGGCGATTATTGCCCAGTACCTGGCCAGTTTCCGGACGCTCAAGACCGTCCAACTGGTGGCTGTGGCCGACTTGGATCCCTTGCGGGCGCAGGCGGTAGCAGACCAGTACGACGGCGTCAGGGCGGTCACCGTGGAGGAGCTCCTCGCTGCCGACGATGTGGACCTCGTCCTGAACCTGACCATCCCCGCAGCGCACGCCGATGTGGCCCTGAAGGCAATCGCGTCAGGCAAAAGCGTCTACGGCGAAAAGCCGCTCGCGGCAACCAGCGCCGAAGCGCGTACTGTGCTGGAGGCAGCGCAGGCCGCGGGCGTCGTCGTCGGCTGTGCCCCGGACACGGTGCTTGGCACCGGTGTGCAGACAGCCAGGAAGGCGATCGACGACGGCCTGATCGGAACCCCTGTTGCCGCTACGGCCACCATGGTGACCCCCGGGCACGAACTTTGGCACCCCAACCCGGACTTCTACTACCAGCCCGGCGGCGGACCGCTCCTGGACATGGGGCCCTACTACGTCAGCGCCCTGGTCACACTGCTGGGGCCGGTGGTATCCGTCACGGGCGCCGCAAGCCACACCCGTACCCGGCGCACCATCGGGTCGGGTCCGCGCGCCGGCGAAGTGATCCCCGTGAACGTTGATACGCATGTCAGCGGAATCCTGGTCCACGCCGGAGGGGCCATCTCCACGCTGGTCATGAGCTTCGACGCCGTGCGCACCAAGTCGCCCAATATTGAAATTCACGGGGAATCCGGTTCCCTGGTGGTCCCTGACCCCAACCTCTTTGACGGCGACGTTGAGTTCTTCGGCCTGGGAGCCGGCAAGTGGGAGACCCTCCCTGTTTCAGCCGGTTATGTGGAGGCGGGCCGCGGGTTCGGCATCGCTGACCTCGCCGCAACGCCGGCCGGAGCGGAGCCGCGCGCTGGCGGGAAGCTGGCCTTCCATGTGCTGGACGTCATGGAATCAATACTCGAATCCGCCCGGACCGGGTCCGGCGTCGCGATCGGCAGTACCGCACCACGCCCGGAGCTGGTACCCCTGACAGTCCTAGCCGATCCTGTCGCTGCGGGCGGTGCGGTTCCGACCCAGTGA
- a CDS encoding ThuA domain-containing protein yields MTGNKTALVVRGGWDGHQPVEATELFIPFLKGNGYDVRVEESPKIYADSGYMAGVDLIMQCMTMSTIEPEEFEGLRAAVENGTGLAGWHGGIADSYRNTSDYLHLIGGQFACHPGKHLDERSGEQADNYVPYTVNVLPAAADHPITRGISDFDLVTEQYWVLADDYIDVLATTTQKVREWDPWHREVTSPAIWTRHWGQGRIFVCTPGHRVEILQDTNVRTIIERGLLWASR; encoded by the coding sequence ATGACCGGCAACAAGACCGCCCTGGTGGTCCGTGGCGGGTGGGACGGGCACCAGCCTGTCGAAGCCACGGAACTCTTCATCCCGTTCCTCAAAGGGAACGGCTACGACGTGCGGGTCGAGGAATCCCCAAAAATCTATGCCGATTCCGGGTACATGGCCGGCGTGGACCTGATCATGCAGTGCATGACGATGTCCACTATCGAACCGGAAGAATTCGAAGGACTGCGGGCCGCCGTCGAAAACGGCACCGGGCTGGCGGGCTGGCACGGCGGCATTGCCGATTCCTACCGCAACACTTCCGACTACCTCCACCTGATCGGAGGCCAGTTCGCGTGCCACCCTGGCAAGCACCTTGACGAACGCAGCGGAGAGCAGGCGGACAACTACGTGCCTTACACGGTGAACGTGCTTCCCGCCGCGGCCGACCACCCGATCACGCGCGGCATCAGCGACTTTGACCTGGTCACCGAACAGTACTGGGTGCTCGCCGACGACTATATTGACGTGCTGGCCACCACCACCCAGAAGGTGCGCGAGTGGGACCCCTGGCACCGCGAGGTCACCTCTCCAGCCATCTGGACGCGGCACTGGGGCCAGGGCCGCATCTTCGTCTGCACCCCCGGCCACCGGGTGGAAATCCTGCAGGACACCAACGTCCGCACCATCATTGAAAGGGGCCTGCTGTGGGCAAGCCGCTGA
- a CDS encoding TetR/AcrR family transcriptional regulator C-terminal domain-containing protein: protein MTQQPVTARRTPLNRDRVLAAAVVLADEAGIESLSMRRLAQELAVVPMAIYKHVANKEELLDGMVDVIVGEIGPALHNPDWKDAVRTRVLSARQALLRHPWARQAIESRTGRTAAVLEYMDDFIGMFLVGGFSVDLTHHAMHALGSRMWGFTQELFDNEAGHKSTADVPPEVQAAMVQDMSQRYPNILQVAMAARHDDGSVVGQGCDDQFEFEFALDLLLDGFERLHGQDWTSERAMRDRG from the coding sequence ATGACCCAGCAGCCGGTAACCGCGCGGCGCACCCCCCTGAACAGGGACCGGGTTCTGGCTGCCGCCGTCGTCCTCGCTGATGAAGCCGGCATTGAGTCCCTCAGCATGCGCAGGCTCGCACAGGAACTCGCCGTCGTGCCTATGGCGATCTACAAGCACGTCGCCAACAAGGAGGAACTTCTCGACGGCATGGTGGATGTCATCGTCGGCGAGATCGGCCCGGCCCTCCATAACCCCGACTGGAAGGATGCGGTCCGCACGAGGGTTCTTTCGGCGCGGCAGGCATTGCTGCGGCACCCCTGGGCCCGTCAGGCGATAGAATCGCGCACCGGCAGGACGGCGGCAGTCCTTGAGTACATGGACGACTTTATCGGGATGTTCCTGGTCGGCGGCTTCAGTGTGGATCTCACGCACCATGCTATGCATGCACTCGGCAGCCGGATGTGGGGGTTCACCCAGGAACTCTTCGACAACGAAGCCGGCCACAAGTCGACGGCCGACGTGCCGCCGGAGGTGCAGGCTGCCATGGTCCAGGACATGTCCCAGCGGTACCCGAACATCCTGCAGGTCGCCATGGCGGCAAGGCACGACGACGGCTCCGTGGTGGGGCAGGGCTGCGACGACCAGTTTGAGTTCGAGTTTGCCCTCGATCTGCTCCTCGACGGTTTTGAACGGCTTCACGGACAGGACTGGACGTCGGAGCGCGCCATGCGGGACCGCGGGTAG
- a CDS encoding LacI family DNA-binding transcriptional regulator — MALERQSRLTLAGVAREAGVSAPTVSKVINGRHDVSGETRAKVLAVLARTGYKSPLQQRRTLADKPAVEVVLDSLISAYNIAVLNGIMECAVESGVEVLLHVTGIEAASPLNPDQRAQRIVDEGRCGMIVVTSAFGDAPLGAFRRRGIPVVVIDPLNPPSEDVVSIGSTDWAGGKDATTHLLELGHRRIAYLGGPDNVECNQARLHGYLAALRSHDVPVQDDYIIAGTFAADHGARGLDALLRLERPPTAIFAGNDTIALGVLAEARRRNIQVPEQLSVVGFDGTSKAEESVPALTSVAQPFQEIGRAALRTVLRQLRGEVPDSRRVELATHLVVRESTAAPR; from the coding sequence ATGGCGCTGGAACGACAGTCCAGGCTCACGCTTGCCGGCGTCGCCCGAGAGGCCGGCGTTTCCGCCCCTACCGTTTCCAAGGTCATTAATGGCCGACATGACGTTTCCGGTGAAACCCGCGCCAAGGTGCTCGCGGTGCTGGCCCGCACAGGCTACAAGTCGCCGCTCCAGCAGCGCCGGACCCTTGCCGACAAGCCCGCGGTGGAGGTGGTCCTTGATTCGCTGATCTCCGCTTACAACATCGCCGTGCTGAACGGCATCATGGAATGTGCGGTCGAATCGGGTGTTGAGGTCCTGCTCCACGTCACCGGAATTGAGGCTGCCTCGCCGCTGAATCCGGATCAGCGGGCCCAGCGGATCGTGGACGAAGGCCGCTGCGGCATGATCGTGGTGACATCGGCGTTTGGCGACGCTCCGCTTGGGGCCTTCCGCCGGAGGGGCATCCCGGTAGTGGTCATCGATCCGCTCAATCCGCCGTCGGAAGATGTGGTGAGCATTGGGTCAACGGACTGGGCAGGCGGTAAGGACGCCACGACCCATCTCCTGGAGCTGGGACACCGGAGGATCGCCTATCTGGGTGGCCCCGATAATGTTGAGTGCAACCAGGCGAGGCTGCACGGCTACCTCGCCGCGCTCCGCTCGCACGATGTCCCCGTGCAGGATGACTACATCATCGCCGGGACGTTCGCGGCGGACCACGGTGCCCGGGGCCTGGATGCGTTGTTGCGCCTTGAACGGCCACCGACCGCGATTTTTGCCGGAAACGACACGATCGCCCTGGGCGTGCTGGCCGAGGCACGGCGGCGGAATATCCAGGTCCCGGAGCAGCTGAGCGTGGTGGGATTTGACGGGACCAGCAAGGCGGAGGAGTCAGTGCCCGCACTGACCTCGGTGGCTCAGCCGTTCCAGGAGATAGGACGGGCGGCCCTTCGGACCGTGCTGCGCCAGCTGCGCGGCGAGGTTCCCGATTCCAGGAGGGTGGAGCTTGCCACCCACCTGGTGGTCAGGGAATCGACGGCCGCACCCCGCTAG
- a CDS encoding MFS transporter, translated as MSGLTQLHAMGTAERRKEARTVIASSYLGSTIEYYDFLLYATAAAVVFPKVFFSGMDDWVGVVAAYGTFAAGYVARPLGGIIFGHFGDKVGRKSMLIISMLVMGIASTLIGVVPDASVAGPWGAVLLVILRVFQGIAVGGEWGGAALMALEHSESGKRGFAASFVNAGAPTGAVLGTLIMGAFSALPNGQFLTWGWRVPFLLSFVLLAVGMFVRLKVSESPIFQAALEQEKAERATADREAREQGQTGRRDIPLLQVLRRPRTLVFTMLAGAAGFALQVVMATFSVTYAVSRGADRQGVLYAFAAASLVSVVFVILGGRLSDKLGRRPVMIGGLVLFIIYLVPMFALLSSNNIMLVFVAFAVGLMIHSTLFGPLAAFVSEQFGTTSRYTGASLGYQLATLLGAGFTPGIVAQIYKDSGQDTASVVTYLAVMSVVSIVFIVLTREPKNNDLLTMKS; from the coding sequence ATGTCAGGACTCACTCAGCTTCACGCCATGGGCACTGCCGAGCGGCGCAAGGAAGCGCGCACGGTCATCGCCTCCAGCTACCTGGGCAGCACCATCGAGTACTACGACTTCCTGCTCTACGCCACCGCCGCTGCTGTGGTCTTCCCTAAGGTCTTCTTCAGCGGCATGGACGACTGGGTGGGTGTGGTGGCCGCGTATGGCACCTTCGCCGCCGGCTATGTGGCCCGGCCGCTCGGCGGGATCATCTTCGGCCACTTCGGCGACAAGGTGGGCCGCAAGAGCATGCTCATCATCTCCATGCTGGTCATGGGCATCGCCTCCACCCTGATCGGCGTGGTCCCGGACGCCTCGGTGGCAGGCCCGTGGGGCGCCGTGCTCCTGGTGATCCTCCGGGTTTTCCAGGGCATTGCCGTGGGCGGCGAGTGGGGCGGCGCCGCGCTGATGGCGCTGGAGCACTCGGAGTCCGGCAAGCGCGGCTTTGCTGCCTCCTTCGTGAACGCCGGCGCACCCACCGGCGCCGTCCTGGGCACGCTCATCATGGGCGCGTTCTCGGCCCTGCCGAACGGCCAGTTCCTGACCTGGGGCTGGCGGGTCCCGTTCCTGCTCTCCTTCGTCCTGCTTGCCGTGGGCATGTTCGTGCGGCTGAAGGTCTCCGAAAGCCCCATCTTCCAGGCCGCCCTCGAGCAGGAGAAAGCCGAGCGGGCAACGGCGGACCGGGAGGCCCGCGAGCAGGGACAGACCGGCCGGCGCGACATTCCGTTGCTGCAGGTGCTGCGGCGGCCCAGGACACTGGTCTTCACCATGCTCGCCGGCGCCGCTGGTTTCGCACTGCAGGTGGTGATGGCAACGTTCTCTGTAACCTACGCCGTCTCCAGGGGCGCCGACCGCCAGGGCGTGTTGTACGCCTTTGCCGCTGCATCCCTCGTGTCCGTCGTGTTCGTCATCCTGGGCGGCCGCCTCTCGGACAAGCTGGGCCGGCGTCCCGTCATGATCGGCGGCCTGGTGCTGTTCATCATCTATCTCGTGCCCATGTTCGCGCTGCTCTCTTCGAACAACATCATGCTGGTCTTCGTGGCCTTCGCGGTCGGCCTGATGATCCACTCCACCCTCTTCGGGCCGCTGGCCGCCTTCGTATCGGAACAGTTCGGCACCACATCCCGCTACACCGGCGCTTCCCTGGGTTACCAGCTGGCAACCCTCCTCGGCGCGGGCTTCACCCCGGGCATCGTCGCCCAGATCTATAAGGACTCCGGCCAGGACACGGCGTCAGTGGTGACCTACCTGGCGGTCATGTCCGTGGTGTCCATCGTCTTCATCGTCCTGACCCGCGAGCCGAAGAACAACGATCTCCTGACAATGAAGTCCTGA
- a CDS encoding acyl-CoA synthetase has protein sequence MENFGIGSWLQRRRPKSGNKTALISGDRELSYEEFADRSVRLANALRDRGVAKGDRVAYLGENHPSFLETLFACGLLGAIFVPLNTRLAPPEIQFQLQDCGALTLVHARSLAGLAELGAAGTPVARRIVVGDSGSPAGEPAPEQGTTAVEDFETAVSAGSDQFIDGDVALADGAMILYTSGTTGRPKGALLTHGNIVWNCLNVIVDFDFASTDVALMISPMFHVASLDMGVLPTLLKGGTVVLEPKFDPRRTLDLIEKHKATIISGVPTTYQMLCEHPAWEATDLSSLNKLTCGGSAVPLRVLEAYERRGLHFSNGYGMTETAPGATTLPAARSREKAGSSGLPHFFTDVRIADFDDSPAAPGAVGEIQIKGPNVIGQYWNRPEASAAAYTDGGWFKSGDMGYKDKDGFVFISDRLKDMIISGGENIYPAEVEQAISELEEVGSVAVIGIPDDKWGEVPRAVILLRDGAQLTEPQLQEHLNGRLARYKIPKSVVFVSDMPRTASGKIRKAELRQQASNT, from the coding sequence GTGGAAAACTTTGGCATCGGCTCATGGCTGCAGCGCCGCCGCCCCAAGTCCGGCAACAAGACCGCGCTAATCAGCGGGGACCGCGAACTGAGCTACGAGGAGTTCGCGGACCGGAGCGTCCGCCTGGCGAACGCCCTGCGGGACCGTGGAGTGGCCAAGGGAGACAGGGTGGCCTACCTGGGCGAGAACCACCCCTCCTTCCTGGAGACGCTCTTCGCCTGCGGTCTCCTGGGGGCAATCTTCGTTCCCCTCAACACCCGCCTGGCACCACCGGAAATCCAGTTCCAGCTCCAGGACTGCGGCGCGCTGACCCTGGTTCATGCCCGGAGCCTGGCGGGGCTGGCTGAGCTCGGCGCCGCAGGCACACCCGTGGCCCGGCGCATCGTCGTCGGCGATTCAGGTTCTCCCGCGGGGGAACCGGCGCCTGAGCAGGGGACGACGGCGGTGGAGGACTTCGAGACGGCAGTCTCGGCAGGTTCGGACCAGTTCATCGACGGGGACGTGGCGCTGGCCGACGGCGCCATGATCCTGTACACATCGGGCACCACCGGGCGGCCCAAGGGAGCGCTGCTGACCCACGGGAACATCGTGTGGAATTGCCTGAACGTAATTGTGGACTTCGATTTCGCCTCGACTGATGTGGCGCTCATGATCTCACCGATGTTCCACGTGGCCTCACTGGACATGGGTGTGCTGCCCACGCTCCTGAAGGGCGGAACGGTGGTCCTGGAACCCAAGTTCGATCCCCGGCGAACCCTGGACCTGATTGAAAAACACAAGGCAACCATCATCAGCGGGGTCCCCACCACCTACCAGATGCTCTGCGAGCACCCCGCCTGGGAGGCCACGGACCTCAGTTCCCTGAACAAGCTGACCTGCGGAGGCTCGGCTGTTCCGCTGCGTGTGCTGGAGGCGTACGAACGGCGTGGCCTGCACTTTTCGAACGGCTACGGCATGACCGAGACAGCGCCGGGGGCCACCACGCTTCCGGCGGCCCGGTCGCGCGAAAAGGCGGGATCTTCCGGTCTGCCGCACTTTTTCACCGACGTGCGCATCGCCGACTTCGATGACTCACCGGCGGCGCCGGGCGCTGTCGGCGAGATCCAGATCAAGGGTCCGAACGTCATCGGCCAGTACTGGAACAGGCCTGAAGCCTCAGCGGCCGCCTACACTGACGGCGGCTGGTTCAAGTCAGGCGACATGGGCTACAAGGACAAAGACGGATTTGTCTTCATTTCCGACCGGCTCAAGGACATGATCATCTCCGGCGGAGAAAACATCTATCCCGCTGAGGTCGAGCAGGCCATCAGCGAGCTTGAGGAAGTGGGAAGCGTCGCTGTCATCGGCATTCCCGACGACAAGTGGGGAGAGGTACCGCGGGCCGTCATCCTGCTGCGCGACGGTGCACAACTGACGGAACCGCAGCTTCAGGAACACCTCAACGGGCGGCTGGCCCGGTACAAAATCCCGAAGTCCGTGGTTTTCGTCAGCGACATGCCACGAACAGCCAGCGGAAAGATCCGGAAGGCCGAACTGAGGCAGCAGGCCTCCAATACCTAG
- a CDS encoding DM13 domain-containing protein: MSRDTKTVRRRRLTAFAAAAAVAALVIGLVVFKPRLLFLDVRVDEQLPAVATAGPTGPEPAPSSPGASSPDTPAPAVPSGPVELAAGSLISHEHTTTGTVRIIRQPDGSRVLTLENLDTSNGPDVHVWLSAADVVEGTAGWFTAGSAQRYDLGLIKGNQGNQVYAVPGDADLSKYKSVDLWCVQFSVSFGAAQLVSR; encoded by the coding sequence ATGAGCCGAGACACTAAGACTGTACGGCGGCGGCGCCTCACGGCTTTCGCGGCGGCCGCCGCCGTGGCCGCACTCGTCATCGGACTGGTGGTGTTCAAGCCCCGGCTTCTTTTCCTGGACGTCCGCGTCGACGAACAGCTCCCGGCCGTAGCCACGGCCGGGCCGACAGGACCTGAACCGGCGCCCTCGTCGCCCGGGGCCTCATCGCCGGATACTCCCGCCCCGGCGGTGCCTTCCGGACCTGTCGAACTCGCGGCCGGCTCGTTGATCAGCCATGAGCACACCACTACCGGGACAGTTCGGATCATCAGGCAGCCCGACGGCTCCCGGGTCCTCACCCTGGAGAACCTCGACACCTCAAACGGTCCTGATGTGCACGTGTGGTTGAGCGCTGCCGACGTGGTGGAAGGAACAGCGGGGTGGTTCACGGCCGGATCTGCGCAGCGGTATGACCTCGGCCTGATCAAGGGCAACCAGGGAAACCAGGTCTACGCCGTGCCCGGGGACGCTGACCTGTCAAAGTACAAGTCCGTTGACCTGTGGTGCGTCCAGTTCAGCGTCTCATTCGGAGCGGCCCAACTGGTTTCTAGATAG
- a CDS encoding DUF2306 domain-containing protein → MPPLNIAAIQPVRRRSRPQWPVPAGLILLSLVPVIAGAARLTVMGSGTAVTAGNARFFASPVPVVVHIVSVTVYSLLGAFQFVPSLRGRRGWHRIAGRILIPAGLLAALSGLWMALFYVLPPSDGFVLLVLRLIFGSAMVVSIVLGLRAIVRRDFIMHGAWMTRAYAIGMGAGSQVVTLLPAQLVLGPPDALTRALLMGAAWVINLALAEYVIRRRAQRRDR, encoded by the coding sequence ATGCCACCGCTAAACATCGCAGCCATCCAGCCGGTGAGGCGGCGCTCCCGGCCGCAGTGGCCCGTGCCGGCCGGACTGATCCTGCTCAGCCTGGTCCCGGTGATCGCCGGGGCGGCCCGGCTGACAGTGATGGGTAGCGGCACCGCCGTCACAGCCGGGAACGCGCGGTTTTTCGCCTCACCTGTCCCCGTCGTTGTCCATATCGTCAGCGTCACCGTCTACAGCCTGCTCGGGGCGTTCCAGTTCGTTCCCTCACTTCGAGGCAGGCGGGGCTGGCACCGCATCGCCGGACGTATCCTGATACCCGCCGGCCTGCTCGCGGCCCTCTCCGGACTGTGGATGGCACTGTTCTACGTCCTCCCGCCCTCCGACGGCTTCGTTCTCCTTGTCCTCCGGCTGATTTTTGGGTCAGCGATGGTGGTCAGCATTGTCCTGGGCTTGAGGGCGATCGTCCGCCGGGACTTCATCATGCACGGCGCGTGGATGACCCGCGCCTACGCAATCGGCATGGGCGCGGGAAGCCAGGTGGTGACCCTCCTTCCTGCGCAGCTCGTTCTCGGGCCGCCAGACGCCCTGACCCGGGCCCTGCTCATGGGTGCGGCGTGGGTGATCAATCTGGCGCTGGCCGAATACGTCATCCGTCGGCGCGCGCAGCGCAGGGACCGTTGA